One window from the genome of Pelobates fuscus isolate aPelFus1 chromosome 13, aPelFus1.pri, whole genome shotgun sequence encodes:
- the LOC134583182 gene encoding zinc finger MYM-type protein 1-like, whose translation MSDGRKRLSGAGYRKNAKIRREKQARELEQTGKIELFFSKPVASSNTEQGEEVVEDLTADICETDVVATCSYDTSLATSSSSIARETKTSESGPLSSVEFDDPVVQIGVSSDPAEWVLNDCTRDHVAKHGIIQNENLDFTQSRRLYADHSRLLTKHLFEKENFNGEKQKRSYLVYSKSKGVVFCAPCRLFGGKSQLAESGFNDWKNGTARLNEHERSAEHKSCVLSLKSRACTLGRIDESLTKQRFDEIQYWRNVLKRVVAAVKALGTRGLAFRGKDDRFGYTHSGNYMMMFEFLSEFDPFIAEHIARYGNAGKGVTSYLSFATCEQFIQLMADSVTKQIVKEAKAAKYYSISVDSTPDSSHTDQLAFILRYVKEDGLPVERFIRFIPNPGHKSEQLAEVVLTTLKSYDLDIANCRGQSYDNASNMSGHYRGLQARILERNPLAVYIPCSAHSLNLVGKHAAESCPEACSFFGLLQYLYIFFTASTHRWEILQEHLSSVPNTLAVKRLSDTRWSAREDACRSLNRNWTQVIEALTRIKENTAEAPGTCKEAEGLLNKIRRLETALMSGLWGTILDRFGAVSKKLQSIGIDVGIVGELYESLIQFVRETRDIFPTFEAAAMEKSVVKDYETKRKGAQARKGSATSSKTQAEEAQEHFRINTFYVICDNLVAELIRRKTAYDSFFGKFKFITDLSKTEPSAILQYANNLCSSYSKDLEQECFFDECLHFRSYLISSSAEDTSVLAMSRMIRERGLQSIYLNVDIALRMFLCTAATNCSAERSFSTLKRVKNYLRSRLGEERLNSLAVLAIESELTISLDYEELINSFASMI comes from the coding sequence ATGAGTGACGGGCGAAAAAGGCTAAGTGGAGCAGGTTaccgaaaaaatgcaaaaattaggCGTGAAAAGCAAGCCAGGGAGCTTGAACAGACAGGAAAAATTGAATTATTTTTCTCAAAACCTGTGGCTTCTTCTAATACTGAGCAGGGTGAGGAGGTAGTTGAAGATTTAACTGCTGACATCTGTGAAACTGATGTAGTTGCTACATGCAGTTATGATACTTCACTAGCTACCAGTAGTTCTAGTATTGCCAGAGAAACTAAGACTTCTGAATCAGGTCCTTTGAGTTCAGTAGAATTTGATGATCCTGTTGTACAAATAGGAGTGAGCTCTGACcctgctgaatgggttttaaatgATTGCACCAGAGACCATGTGGCTAAACATGGAATAATTCAAAATGAGAATCTGGATTTTACACAGTCGAGAAGGCTTTATGCTGACCATTCTAGATTGCTAACCAAACACCTTTTTGAAAAAGAAAACTTTAATGGAGAGAAACAAAAAAGGAGCTATTTGGTTTACTCCAAAAGCAAAGGAGTAGTGTTTTGTGCTCCATGTCGTTTATTTGGTGGCAAATCCCAGTTGGCAGAAAGTGGCTTCAATGACTGGAAAAATGGCACGGCTCGATTAAATGAGCACGAGCGTTCAGCTGAACACAAATCCTGCGTGCTATCTTTAAAATCAAGAGCATGTACACTGGGGAGAATTGATGAAAGTCTTACCAAGCAGCGTTTTGATGAAATTCAGTATTggagaaatgttttaaaaagagTTGTTGCTGCAGTTAAGGCACTTGGCACTCGAGGACTTGCTTTCAGAGGGAAAGATGACCGTTTTGGTTACACACACAGCGGAAACTACATGATGATGTTCGAATTTCTGTCAGAATTTGACCCATTTATAGCAGAACACATTGCCCGTTACGGCAATGCAGGAAAAGGAGTCACATCTTACCTCTCATTCGCTACCTGTGAGCAGTTTATTCAGCTTATGGCAGATTCTGTTACAAAGCAGATAGTTAAGGAGGCAAAGGCTGCTAAATATTACTCTATCAGTGTTGATTCAACACCTGATAGCTCCCACACGGATCAGCTGGCCTTCATCTTAAGGTATGTCAAGGAAGATGGCTTACCGGTTGAGCGCTTTATTCGTTTTATTCCAAATCCTGGTCATAAATCGGAACAACTGGCTGAAGTGGTCCTCACCACTCTGAAGTCATATGATCTTGATATTGCCAACTGTCGTGGTCAATCATATGACAATGCAAGCAATATGTCTGGCCATTATAGAGGATTGCAAGCCAGAATTCTGGAAAGAAACCCACTTGCTGTGTATATTCCATGCTCTGCACATTCTTTAAATCTAGTAGGGAAGCATGCTGCTGAAAGTTGTCCGGAAGCCTGTTCATTCTTTGGTCTCCTACAatacctttacattttttttactgcttccactCACAGATGGGAGATTTTACAAGAACATCTATCATCTGTGCCAAACACTCTAGCGGTCAAGAGATTATCTGACACACGGTGGTCAGCCAGGGAAGATGCCTGTAGAAGCTTGAATCGAAATTGGACTCAAGTAATCGAAGCCTTAACAAGAATTAAGGAAAATACCGCAGAGGCACCAGGAACATGCAAGGAAGCTGAAGGTCTTCTGAATAAAATACGACGTCTGGAGACTGCACTTATGAGTGGTTTGTGGGGTACTATCCTGGATAGATTTGGTGCAGTTAGCAAAAAACTCCAAAGCATTGGCATTGATGTTGGAATTGTAGGGGAGCTGTATGAGTCACTGATCCAGTTTGTTCGAGAAACCAGAGATATATTTCCGACTTTCGAAGCTGCTGCAATGGAAAAATCAGTTGTGAAGGATTATGAGACTAAGAGGAAAGGTGCACAAGCAAGGAAAGGTTCAGCAACTTCCAGCAAGACACAGGCAGAGGAAGCCCAAGAACATTTTCGCATTAACACCTTTTATGTTATTTGTGATAACTTGGTTGCCGAACTTATAAGAAGAAAAACAGCATATGACTCTTTCTTTGGAAAGTTTAAATTTATTACTGATTTATCAAAAACTGAGCCATCAGCAATATTACAGTATGCAAACAACCTTTGTTCTTCTTACAGCAAAGACTTGGAACAGGAGTGTTTTTTTGATGAGTGCCTCCACTTTCGTTCATACCTAATAAGTTCTTCTGCAGAAGATACCTCTGTTTTGGCGATGTCCCGAATGATAAGGGAGAGAGGATTGcaaagtatttatttaaatgtggacATTGCTCTCAGAATGTTTTTGTGTACTGCAGCAACTAATTGCTCAGCTGAGCGTTCTTTCTCAACTTTGAAGCGAGTTAAGAACTACTTACGATCCAGACTGGGAGAGGAAAGATTGAACTCACTGGCAGTGTTGGCAATAGAGTCTGAACTCACAATCTCTTTGGACTATGAAGAGCTCATCAACAGCTTTGCCAGTATGATTTAG